TGGATCGCACCGCTGCCGATACCGCCGCAGCCGATGATCACCACCGTGTCGCCGGGGCTGACATCGGCGCTGTTGACGGCCGAACCCCAGCCCGTCATCACTCCGCACCCCAGTAGGCAGGCCCGCGCCAGCGGCAGGTCGTCGTCGATCTTGACCACCGACGCCTCCGACAGCGTGCCGTACTGCGAGAAGCTGCCGACCCCGGACAATATTCCGACGTCTTTGCCCGCGACCTTGCGCCGGTAGGTCCCGTCGGCCTGCAACCCCACCAGGATCAAAGCGCCCAGGTCGCAGAGGTTCTGGTGCCCGCTCGCGCACCACCGGCAGCGTCCGCAGGCCGGCAGGAACGACGTGACCACGTGGTCACCGACTTTCAGGTCGCGCACCCCGGGACCGACGTCGGCGACCACGCCCGCACCCTCGTGGCCGCCGATGATCGGCAGCGGTACTCCGGCGAAGTCACCGGTGACGACGTGATGGTCCGAATGGCACAGCCCCGTCGCCTCGAACTGCACGAGGACCTCGCCCTCCTTGGGCCCGTCGAGGTCGATCTCCTCGATGCTCCACGGTTCGTTGAGGCCCCACAGCACTGCGGCGTTCGTCTTCATGGGCCGAGTGTAGGAAAGCGGAGGGCCGAATTTCGGGGAATGGAAAGGCTTACCGTTCAGTGTGCGAGAGCGAGCCCGCCGAGCGCGACGATCCAGCTCGCGAAGCTGCCGACCAGGAAGTACTCGGTCACGTCGTCGATGCCGATATGCCCGTTCTCTCGCGCCTTCTGGGCGTTGATCTCGGGGAAGCGGATGATGCTCTTGGCGGCGACGACGGCCGTCGCGGCCGCCAGTTGCCCGGCCAGTCCGAGGCCGAGGATCAGCACCCGCTCCATCGGCCCGAGGAGCCTGCCGCCCTTGAGCTTGTCCGACGGTTGCGGTTCACCCGCCGGCTTGACCGCGCCGACCGAGCCGAGCACCAGGCGCACCAACTGGTTGCCGGTGACCAACTGCATCAGCATCACGCCGACGATCATCAGCAGCCGGTCGGCAGACACGGCAATCCCCGTCCACTCCGGCCAGCGCGCCACCACCCCTGCCACGTCAGAACTCCACCCCGACATCACGATCAGCGCGCCGACCGCACCGCCGAACACCAGCAGCGGCGCCAGCTCCTTACCGCCCGAGCGCTCGGCACGCGCGCACAGCACCACCCACCCGACGCCCGCCGCGACTGCGACCGCCAATAACGCGACATCGCCCGGCCGCCACAATCCGGCCAGCGCGGCACAGCCGATGACGACCACCGGCACGATCGCCACCGGCAACCAGATCCGCTCGGCCACCCGGCGGGCGATGTCGGCGACCCCGACCGCGATCAGCAGCACCGCCAGCGCGCTCACGGCACCCTGCCCAACGCCTGCGAGGCGGTGATGATCAGGTCGAGCCCGTCGCGGCCCGCGCGTTGCGACACCGCCGAGGCGCTGACCCCTTCGGCCGCGGCGATGTCCTTCTTGCTCGTACCGGTCAACAGTCCCTTCACAATCCGTATCGAACGGTCATCGAGCGATCCAAGCAGATGGTCCCGACACATCAGCGCGGCGTTGATCGCGTCGACGTCGCGGCGGGTGTCGTCGCCGGACCGGAATGCTGTGCGCACGAGCGCCATCCCTGGTTGGCGCTGGGTGGCCGCCGTCCACTCGATGGCCTCGCGCGCCGCCCA
The window above is part of the Mycolicibacterium rutilum genome. Proteins encoded here:
- a CDS encoding SatD family protein, whose product is MSEVKLSASSTVATLIGDVVGSRHVADRSAVHLDLNRALAGVGSAAVDPPAFTVGDEFQGTYPTVGRALEAALAIRLAVAPGVDVRFGIGWGAVTMLDPVAGIQDGPGWWAAREAIEWTAATQRQPGMALVRTAFRSGDDTRRDVDAINAALMCRDHLLGSLDDRSIRIVKGLLTGTSKKDIAAAEGVSASAVSQRAGRDGLDLIITASQALGRVP
- a CDS encoding NDMA-dependent alcohol dehydrogenase, with amino-acid sequence MKTNAAVLWGLNEPWSIEEIDLDGPKEGEVLVQFEATGLCHSDHHVVTGDFAGVPLPIIGGHEGAGVVADVGPGVRDLKVGDHVVTSFLPACGRCRWCASGHQNLCDLGALILVGLQADGTYRRKVAGKDVGILSGVGSFSQYGTLSEASVVKIDDDLPLARACLLGCGVMTGWGSAVNSADVSPGDTVVIIGCGGIGSGAIQGARLAGAEHIVVVDLVEAKRDKAFEFGATHFVTSMPEAMELVGELTRGVMADSALLTMGVLEGRMIDEALNIIRKGGAVVMTAIASMADVTPTLSMAMMTLFQKRLLGSLYGEANPRADIPRLLNLYRDGKLLLDETVTAEYKLNDINEGYDDMLAGRNIRGVIIHDH